TCTACGACGCGGTCTACAACGCCGGCAATTCGCACTGCGTGTTCGCCGAGCAGTGCTGGTGGGGCGCCAACAACGGCCCCAACGACCCGAGCGCGACCCCCGACGTCTGCAACGCCAGCGTGGGCCCGACCAACCTCGGCAACGGTGATCCGGTGACCAACAATGTCGACTACACCAATTTCGCCACCAATGGGCTGATCAACCCGTTGATCGGCGACGTGAGCCTGAACGGCCGGGTGCTGGCCTACGACGCTTCGCTCATCTATCAGTCGCTGGTGTCGCTGATTACGCTCAATCCGCTCCAGACCACGCTCGCCGACGTGACCGGCAACGGCACCGTGACCGGGCTCGACGGCTCGACGATCCTGCAATGGGTGGCTGGCCTGATTCGCGCGTTCCCGGCCAATTTCAATCGCGCCGGTCACGTGCGTCCCGACGCGCTGGCGCCGGCGATCAACGTCTCGGAGCCCGGTACGTTCCATCTCTCGCTCGGCGATCCCGAGCAAATCGGTGGTGAGTGGCGCGTGCCGGTGATCGCCGACGGAAGCGCGCCGATCTTCGCCCTCGAGCTGAGGCTCACGGGCGCGGGCGCCGCGTCGTTGTCCGGTTTCGACCCGGCCGACGGCGGACGAGTGATGGAAGCGAACAACGTGAAGGACGGCGAAGGCCTGGTGGCCATGGGTGCCGCCGAAGCGCTGACGCCAGGAGTGATCGGAACGCTTCGCTTCACCCCCGCCGGCGCCTGGCAGGCGCCGCAACTCGCCTGGGGGCGCGTCAACGAAACCGTGATCGGCCCGGCGTCCCCGCCGGCGCAGCTGGTGCCGAGCTTCACCTCGCTCGCGCTCCCGCGCCCGAATCCGGCGCGGCGATCGGTGGCGTTCCAGCTCGGCATCGCGGCCAACGAGGCCGGCCAGCCGGCTTCGGTCGAGATCGTGGACGTGAGTGGGCGCCGCGTGCGCTCGCTCTCGAGCGGGGCGCTCGGCGCGGGAGTGCATCCGCTTTCGTGGGATCTGACCGATCAGCGAGGAGCGCCGGTCCGGGCCGGGATCTATCTGGTGCGCGCGCACGTGGGTAGGTTCGACGCCGTCCATCGAATCGCGGTCGTCCGCTGACGCGGGCCGGGAGCGGACCATGAAGACGCTTCGACGATTTCGATTGAGCCACGCGCTCGGTGCGCTCGCCCTGCTGGCGGCCGCGTCGCCCGCCTGGGCGGTGCGGACCACGCTCGACAACACGGTCTCGGGCTACGCCGGCCAGACCGTGCTCGTCAATCTCACCACCACGTCGCTGACCGGGCTCAATGTGCGTTCGTTCCAGTTCGACGTGACCTACAACGCCAGCGTCGTGACCGCAACCGCGGTGGTGGACAGCGGATCGATCGCGGGCACCGCCGGCTGGGGGGACGCGACCTTCAGCGTGACGCCCGGCCATCTGTTCGTCAGCCACGCTGGCTCCAACGCGCTCACCGGGTCGGGGACGCTGCTGCAGATCCGGTTCGTGATCAATCCCTCACTGATCAACGGCAGCGGCACCGGTCTCAATTTCGGCTCGTTCCTCTTCAACGAAGGGACGCCCGCGGATACGACCGTGAACGGCTACATCAACGTGCTCCCCATCCCGGTGATCACGGTGAGCCCGAACACCGGCGAAATCATTCGCGGGCAGACGCTGCAGTTCAACGTCTCGGGCAGCGTGACCACGCCGGTCACCTGGGGCACCACCGACGCCTCGATCGCCACCATCGTCAGCAATGGCACGCTCACCGGGCTCATGACCGGGGTCGCGCCGGGCTCAGTGCGGGTTTTCGCGGTGGACGCGGCGAGCCGCCGCGACACCACCGATCAGACCGTGCAGGTGCGCGGCATGGGGGTGACGGCGGGCAACGCTGCGGTCACGGTCGGCCAGAGCTTCGTCATCCCGGTCACGGTGACCAGCCTCAACGGTCTCGGGGTGCGCTCCGGCCAGTTCACCTTCTCGTTCAACGGCTCGCTCTTCTCAGTGACCGGAGTCAACGTGCCCAACACCGCGCTGCTGTACAACTATGGTCCGGTCTCGTTCTCTTCGTCGACCGGCGCCTGCACGGTGGCATTCGCGGGCACCACCAGCCTCACCGGTTCGGGCGAGCTGTTCGAACTCCAGTGCCTGGCCTCGAGCGCGTCCAGTGGCGCGACCGGGATCAACTTCGGCACCGCGCTGTTCAACGAGGACCTGATCGCGAAGCCCACCAGCGGCGTGGTCAGCGTGAACGCTTTGCCGGCGATCACGGTATCGCCCGAAGCCGTGACGCTGTTCGACGGCCAGACCCAGAACTTCACCGTGAGTGGTCCGGCCGTGCCGCCGATCACCTGGAGCACGCTCGACTC
The sequence above is a segment of the Candidatus Sulfotelmatobacter sp. genome. Coding sequences within it:
- a CDS encoding FlgD immunoglobulin-like domain containing protein, which translates into the protein YDAVYNAGNSHCVFAEQCWWGANNGPNDPSATPDVCNASVGPTNLGNGDPVTNNVDYTNFATNGLINPLIGDVSLNGRVLAYDASLIYQSLVSLITLNPLQTTLADVTGNGTVTGLDGSTILQWVAGLIRAFPANFNRAGHVRPDALAPAINVSEPGTFHLSLGDPEQIGGEWRVPVIADGSAPIFALELRLTGAGAASLSGFDPADGGRVMEANNVKDGEGLVAMGAAEALTPGVIGTLRFTPAGAWQAPQLAWGRVNETVIGPASPPAQLVPSFTSLALPRPNPARRSVAFQLGIAANEAGQPASVEIVDVSGRRVRSLSSGALGAGVHPLSWDLTDQRGAPVRAGIYLVRAHVGRFDAVHRIAVVR
- a CDS encoding cohesin domain-containing protein, which produces MKTLRRFRLSHALGALALLAAASPAWAVRTTLDNTVSGYAGQTVLVNLTTTSLTGLNVRSFQFDVTYNASVVTATAVVDSGSIAGTAGWGDATFSVTPGHLFVSHAGSNALTGSGTLLQIRFVINPSLINGSGTGLNFGSFLFNEGTPADTTVNGYINVLPIPVITVSPNTGEIIRGQTLQFNVSGSVTTPVTWGTTDASIATIVSNGTLTGLMTGVAPGSVRVFAVDAASRRDTTDQTVQVRGMGVTAGNAAVTVGQSFVIPVTVTSLNGLGVRSGQFTFSFNGSLFSVTGVNVPNTALLYNYGPVSFSSSTGACTVAFAGTTSLTGSGELFELQCLASSASSGATGINFGTALFNEDLIAKPTSGVVSVNALPAITVSPEAVTLFDGQTQNFTVSGPAVPPITWSTLDSTVATINATGKLTAVGGGVTRVKAMDSVGNFDLNTSVTVYDCKLTVNGATGPPGGTVRVELQSDRDLSPLGIYSAQYTLLANPTNVTQMKADPGGLIGGWSPGNLAYGNPGGASLNVAAAGATPLGSGTALQVVDVTISPSATLGTVIPLTLSNLIFNEGRPVAQIVNGSITVQSNSGIVAGNELAFALDPPEPNPTRGSTVLRFALPRGGPEGARMVLAVHGLDGRRVRTLVDGVWPAGIHEVRWDGRGDAGSETPPGMYFLRLDWAGQRLTRRLVRVR